The following nucleotide sequence is from Streptomyces leeuwenhoekii.
CCGGCGGCCCGTCGCCGTACCGATCGGGCACACTCGCCCACATGGACATCGTGATCAGGCGAGCCGGACCCGGTGACTACGCGCCCCTCGGCGAGATCACCGCCAACGCCTACCTCCAGGACGGACTCCTCGACTTCGAAGAGTCGGACGCCTACCTCGGCGAGCTGCGGGACGTGGCGGGGCGGGCCGCCGCGGCCGAGGTGCTGGCGGCCGTCGAGGGCGAACGCGTCGTCGGCGGCGTGACGTTCGTGCCGTCCGGCGGCCCCATGGCCGACATAGCCCGGCCCGGCGAGGCCGAGATCCGGATGCTGGCGGTCGCGCACGCGGCCCGCGGCCGGGGCGTGGGCGAGGCCCTCGTCCGCGCCTGTGTGGAGCGGGCACAGGCCGTCGAGGGCTGCGTACGGGTGGTCCTGTCGACCCAGCGCACCATGCGCACCGCCCACCGCCTCTACGAGCGCCTGGGCTTCGTCCGCACCCCCGAGCGGGACTGGAAGCCGCTGCCGGAGGTGGACGACATCACTCTCCTCACCTACGCGTTGACCCTACGCTGACCCCGCGGCGACACAACATCTGGGGGCGGCTCCGGGGCCCGGCACAAGATGTATGCTCGTGCTCGCTGTCGCCGCAGGGGAATCCGGTGTGAATCCGGAACTGTCCCGCAACGGTGTACTCATGCCCGTATGCCTGCGTATCCGCAGAAGCCGCATCCGCGCATCGAGCCAGTCCGAGGACCTGCCGACAGTGCACCGGGCCGTCCGGCCCGTGTGCTGTGACGTCCGGGCCTCGCGGAATGGGCCGGTGGACGCGACGCCGCGTGCGATCGTGAGCTGCCCCCTGCCCTTCGCCAGGCCCCGCGCCGAGCGAGGGAGTGCCTCACGTGACCATCGCGCCAGCCGATCCGGCTTCAGCGATCCAGCCGGAGCGGGACGGTCCCGGTGCCGCGCTGCTGCGGACCCTGACCGAGCTGACCGCCGACCTCCCCGACGCCGACCCCGGCCGGGTCGCCGCCGCCGCGCTGCGCGGCCGGTCGGCCCGGGCGGACGAGACGGAGCTGCGCGAGCTGGCCACGGAGGCGGCGGCCGGCCTGATCGCCGAGGACCCCGCCTACTCCAAGCTGGCCGCCCGGCTGCTGACCATCGGCATCCGCGCCGAGGCCGCCTCCCAGGGCGTCACCGCGTTCACCGAGTCCATCGCCACCGGCCACCGCGAGGGCCTGATCGCCGACCGCACCGCCGCGTTCGTCCGCCGCCACGCGGACCGCCTGGACGCGCTGACCGACCCGGACGCCGACGACCGCTTCGGCTACTTCGGCCTGCGCACCCTCTACAGCCGCTACCTGCTGCGCCACCCGATCACCCGCAAGGTGATCGAGACGCCCCAGCACTTCCTGCTGCGGGTCGCCGCCGGGCTGGCCGAGGACGACACGGCCCGCGCGCTGGACGAGGTGGCCGCGCTGTACGGCCTGATGAGCCGTCTGGACTACCTGCCGTCCTCCCCCACCCTGTTCAACTCCGGCACCCGCCACCCCCAGATGTCGTCCTGCTACCTCCTGGACTCCCCCAAGGACGAGCTGGACTCCCTCTACGAGCGCTACCACCAGGTCGCCCGCCTGTCCAAGCACGCCGGCGGCATCGGCATCGCCTACTCCCGGGTCCGCTCCCGCGGTTCGCTGATCCGCGGCACCAACGGGCACTCCAACGGCATCGTGCCGTTCCTGAAGACCCTCGACGCCTCGGTCGCCGCGGTGAACCAGGGCGGCCGGCGCAAGGGCGCGGCGGCGGTCTACCTGGAGACCTGGCACGCCGACATCGAGGAGTTCCTGGAGCTGCGCGACAATACCGGCGAGGACGCCCGCCGCACCCACAACCTGAACCTCGCGCACTGGGTGCCCGACGAGTTCATGCGCCGCGTCGCCGCCGACGAGCCGTGGTCGCTGTTCTCCCCCTCCGACGTGCCCGAGCTGGTCGACCTGTGGGGCGAGGAGTTCGACGCCGCCTACCGGAAGGCGGAGGCCGCGGGGCTGGCGCGCAAGACGCTCCCCGCCCGCGAGCTGTACGGCCGGATGATGCGCACCCTCGCCCAGACCGGCAACGGCTGGATGACCTTCAAGGACGCCGCCAACCGCACCGCCAACCAGACCGCCGAGCCCGGCCACGTCATCCACTCCTCCAACCTCTGCACGGAGATCCTGGAGGTCACCGACGACGGGGAGACGGCGGTGTGCAACCTGGGGTCGGTCAACCTCGGCGCCTTCGTCGACCCGGCCGCCCGCGACATCGACTGGGAGCGGCTGGACGCCGCTGTCCGCACCGCCGTCACCTTCCTCGACCGGGTCGTGGACATCAACTTCTACCCGACCGGGCAGGCGGCCCGCTCCAACGCCCGGTGGCGTCCGGTGGGCCTGGGCGCGATGGGCCTCCAGGACGTCTTCTTCAAGCTGCGCCTGCCCTTCGACTCCGCCGAGGCCAAGGGGCTGTCCACCCGGATCGCCGAGCGGATCATGCTCGCGGCGTACGAGGCCTCCGCCGACCTCGCCGAACGCAACGGCCCCCTGCCGGCCTGGGAGAAGACCCGTACCGCCCGCGGTGTCCTCCACCCCGACCACTACGACACCGAGCCGGCCTGGCCCGAGCGGTGGGCGGCGCTGCGCGAGCGCGTCGCCGCCGTGGGCCTGCGCAACTCCCTGCTCCTCGCCATCGCCCCGACCGCGACCATCGCCTCCATCGCCGGCGTCTACGAGTGCATCGAGCCGCAGGTCTCCAACCTCTTCAAGCGCGAGACCCTGTCCGGCGAGTTCCTCCAGGTCAACTCCTACCTGGTCGACGATCTCAAGCGGCTGGGCGTGTGGGACGCCCGCACCCGCGAGGCGCTGCGCGAGGCGAGCGGCTCGGTGCAGGGACTGACCTGGATCCCCGAGGACGTACGGCGGCTGTACCGCACGGCGTGGGAGATCCCGCAGCGCGGCCTGATCGACATGGCCGCCGCCCGCACCCCCTACCTCGACCAGGCGCAGTCGCTGAACCTGTTCCTGGAGACGCCCACCATCGGCAAGCTCTCCTCGATGTACGCCTACGCCTGGAAGTCCGGGCTGAAGACGACGTACTACCTGCGCTCGCGCCCGGCGACCCGGATCGCCCGCGCGGCGCGGGCCACCGTCCCCGTGCCGGCCGCCGCGGACCCCGAAGCGGTCGCCTGCTCCCTGGAAAACCCCGAGTCCTGCGAGGCATGCCAGTAATGACCAGTACCCCTGCCGGCACCACCCCCGGCACCGGCCGCACCCAGAACCTGCTCGACCCGGGCTTCGAGCTGACGCTGCGCCCGATGCGTTATCCCGACTTCTACGAGCGCTACCGGGACGCCATCAAGAACACCTGGACCGTGGAGGAGGTCGACCTCCACTCCGACGTCGCCGACCTGGCCAGGCTCACGCCGGGCGAGCAGCACCTCATCGGCCGCCTGGTCGCGTTCTTCGCCACCGGCGACTCGATCGTCGCGAACAACCTGGTGCTGACCCTGTACAAGCACATCAACTCCCCCGAGGCACGCCTGTACCTGAGCAGGCAGCTCTTCGAGGAGGCCGTCCACGTCCAGTTCTATCTGACGCTGCTGGACACCTACCTCCCCGACCCGGAGGACCGTGCGGCCGCGTTCGCCGCCGTCGAGAACATCCCCTCGATCCGCGAGAAGGCCGAGTTCTGCTTCAAGTGGATGGACTCGGTGGAGCAGATCGACCGGCTGGAGAGCAAGGCCGACCGCCGGCGCTTCCTGCTCAACCTCATCTGCTTCGCCGCGTGCATCGAGGGCCTGTTCTTCTACGGCGCCTTCGCCTACGTCTACTGGTTCCGCAGCCGGGGGCTGCTGCACGGCCTGGCGACCGGTACCAACTGGGTGTTCCGCGACGAGACGATGCACATGTCCTTCGCCTTCGACGTGGTCGACACCGTCCGCAAGGAGGAGCCGGACCTGTTCGACGACGGCCTCCGGCAGCAGGTCACCGACATGCTGCGGGAGGCCGTCGAGGCCGAGCTCCAGTTCGCGCGCGATCTGTGCGGGGACGGCCTGCCGGGCATGAACACCGACTCGATGCGGCAGTACCTGGAGTGCGTCGCCGACCAGCGGCTCACCCGCCTCGGCTTCGCCCCGGTCTACGGCTCCGAGAACCCCTTCTCCTTCATGGAGCTCCAGGGTGTTCAGGAGCTGACCAACTTCTTCGAGCGGCGTCCTTCGGCGTACCAGGTGGCGGTGGAGGGCACCGTCGACCTGGACGAGGACTTCTGAACCTCCTTCCGTGTCCGCTCGCCCTCCCGGGCCTGCTCTGCCTCCCTGAGCTGCCGGTCGATGCGCCGCTCGCGCACGATGCCGACCAGCGAGGGGAGGATCATGAGGACCAGGAGGGCGAGGGTCGCCACCATCCCGATCAGGGCTTCCGTCTGTTCTGCGGTCATGCCACCACTGTCGCGCCGGACGGTCCTGACCGGCAGTGGCAGGACTGCCGTAAGACCTCGATTTCCTGCCACCCGTGCGGCAGACTGGCGGCATGCTGCGGAACGTCGCTGCCGTCCTCCTCGACGGCGTGCACCCCTTCGAACTCGGCGTCGTCTGCGAGGTCTTCGGCGTCGACCGGAGCGACAACGGCCTGCCGGTGTACGACTTCGCGGTGGTCTCCGCGGAGGGCCCGGCGCTGGCCACCCATGTCGGCGGGCTGTCCGTCTCCACGCCGTACGGGCTGGACCGGCTGGAGGAGGCCGACCTGATCGCGGTGCCGGCCGGCAGCGACTTCGTGCGCCGGGAGTACCCGCCCCGGCTGCTGGAGGCGCTGGTGCGGGCCGTCGAGCGGGGGACGCGGGTGCTCAGCGTCTGCTCGGGGGTGTTCGTGCTCGGCGCCGCCGGGCTGCTGGACGGCCGGCGCTGCGCCGTGCACTGGCACCACGCGCGGGAGCTGGCCCGCCAGTACCCGCGGGCGGTCGTCGAGCCGGACGTGCTCTACGTCGACGAGGACCCGGTGATCACCTCCGCCGGCACGGCCGCCGGGATCGACGCCTGCCTCCACCTGGTACGCAAGGAGCAGGGACCGGAGGTCGCCAACAGGATCGCCCGGCGGATGGTCGTCCCCCCGCACCGGGACGGCGGGCAGGCGCAGTACATCGAACGGCCGCTGCCGCGGGCGGCCTGCGACACCGTCGGCGAGGTGCTGGCCTGGATGGAGCAGCACCTCGACCAGGAGGTCACCGTCGAGCAGCTCGCCGCTCGCGCCCACATGGCTCCGCGCACCTTCGCCCGCCGCTTCCAGCAGGAGACGGGCACGACCCCCTACCGCTGGATCCTGCGCCAGCGGGTGCTGTTGGCGCAGCACCTGCTGGAGGCGACGGACGAGACGATGGACACGATCGCCTGGCGCACCGGGTTCGGCACGGCGGCGGCGCTGCGCCACCAGTTCACCCGGGCGCTCGGAACCACCCCGAACGCCTACCGGCGCGCGTTCCGGGGCCCGCAGGCGGCCTGAGCGCGCGCCGGGACGTCAGGTCACCGGGGCAGGGCGCGCACCAGCAGACGGCGCGGGCGCAGGGTGATGCCGATCCGGGGGCGGGGGTCGGAGCCGGGCGCCTGCTCGAAGCGGAAGGCGGCCGCGATCGCCGCGGTGATCAGCGTGAGCTCGGCCATCGAGAAGTGGTCGCTCGGGCATTTGCGGTTGCCGACGCTGAACGGGCTCATCGCGTACTTCGGCACGTCCTTGGACCGCTCCGGGAGCCAGCGGTCCGGGTCGAACTCCTCGTGCCGCTCGTAGGAACGCGCGTCCCGCTGGATCGCATACGGGCTGTAGACGAGGTCGGCTCCGGCGGGAATGCGATACCCGCCGAGCTCGGTGTCGGTCACCGCCCGGCGCGTCAATATCCATACGGCAGGATACAGGCGCATAGTCTCCACGATGACATTGGCGGTGAACGTCAGCTTTCGGGCGTCTTCGAATGCGACGGGCCGGTCGCCCACGACGCTTTTCACCTCGTCGCGGATCTTGTCCCCGAGTTCCGGGTGCTCGGTCAGCACCAGCAGCAGGGACATGATCATGGAACCGACGGTTTCGCTTCCGGGGGTGAGGATGGCGATGACCTGATCGTGGATCTCCTGCTCCCCGATGGGCTCGCCATTGTCGTCCTTCGCCTCCAGCAAAGCCGTCAGCAGATCGTCCGGCTTTTGACCGCTCGCCCGCCGGTCGGCGACGATCTCGTCGACCAGGAGGTGCAAGTCGGCCAGGGCCCGGTTGAATTCGAGGTTCGCCGGAACCGGAATGCGGTACAGCGGGCCGAGCGGCAGGACCATGCGCTGGTACATACCGCTGAACAGCGTGGCGAGGGCGCTGCAGATCCGGTCGGCCCGGTCGTCCATGTAGCTGCCGCGCATCAGGCAGCGGGCGGAGACGCGGACGGCCACCCGGAAGGACTCCGCGGTGATGTCGAGGACCTCGCCGGAGCGCCAGCGCTCCACCAGCGCCTGCGCCTCCTCCGCCATGATCGGCCCGTAGGCGGGGATGGCGTCGAGCCGGAAGGCCGGCTGGATGGTGCGCCGCTGGCGCCGGTGCAGGGGGCCGTTGGCGGTGGCCACGCCCTCCTTGCCGAGCAGGCTCTCCAGGGACTCCCACAGCGGCCCGGCGATGATGTAGTCGGGGCTCAGCGCCACGGCGCCGGTGAGGGCGGGCGTGGTGACCGCGTACACGGTCTTGGGGCCGAGCTCGAGCCGGACGACGTCACCGTGGTCGCGCAGCTGGGAGAGGAAGGCCAGCGGGTCGCGGGCCAGTTTCCAGCCATGCCCCAGGAACGGCAGGGCGCCCCCCGCCACGGGCGGTTCGCGCAGTTCCGCCTGGGGCCGGGTATCGGAGGACGGGGGCGCCTCCTGTCCGGACGGGGCCGGGGACTCGGGAGAGGATCCGACGGTCATTTCTCACCTGCCGCTTCGTTGTTGACGTACGGGGGTGTGGAGCGGTCGTCCCAACTGTCGACCCGGTACCGGCCGGATTCGTGGTGGAACCAGTAGACGGAGCTGAACCAGTTCCGCATGTTTCCGACGCAGGCCCGCACGGCGGTGCCGAGTTCTTTTCCGCGCACCGTTCCGTCGTCGGCCAGTTCGTCGGCGAAACGTAAGGCGTCACGTTCGGCCGGCACGAATTCGTCGATGCAGTACTCGACGCGCCGCCTGATTTCCAGGATCGCTTCTTCGAGCGTCAGCCCCTCATGCGTGATGAGACTGATTCCGAGATTGTGCACCTCGTCGCCCGCCAATTCCTTGGGCAGCGAACAGAGGTCGTTGTACCAGGCGGCGAATTCCTGGCTCAGCAGCGCTGCCCTCCGGTATGCGGGATGTCTCCGCACCGTTTCCGGGAGTTCGAGTCCCGCGCTCGGCTCCAGCAGGTCGGTCCAGATCCGGTGCGCGAAGGTGAGCCGGCGCAGTTCGAGGTACTCCGCGACGCCGGGGACGACGCCCCGGGTGCGGTTGCGGAACTCCCGGTCGTACGCCTCGATCACCGCGTGGAAGTGCCGCGCGAACCGGGCGTTCCAGGTCGCCGGCGAGAACGCGTACAGCCGCAGCACACTGTCGGCGAACCCCGCCACCAGCGCGTCCTCGTGGCACAGATGGTCCCCCGGGGAGTCCAGAGCCGTGTGCAGCCGGTCCTTCAGCCGCCGCCAGGCGCCGGCGCGTCCGTGGACGATGTCGCGGTCGTGCCGGTCGTCCCAGACGAAGAACCACGCGCTGTAGTCCGCGATCGCCTGGAGGACCTCGTCGGGGGCGCCGAGGTAGTACCCGGCCATCAGATCGGTGTAGCACAGGCCATCGGCATATTCCGCCACCTTGTCCGCCGGCATCAGCCGCTTTTCGAGCAGCCAGCCGCGGGTCCTCTCCTGAAGCCTGGGCCAATACGGATGCAGTCGCCGGGGAAAGGACGACTCGATCACCGGGAGAGCGAGCGAGGGCGGAACCGCGACCGCCGTCGGTGTCGCTGTGGAGCCGCGTGGAAAATCATGCACGGACAAACCCCTCTCAGCCGCCGGTAGGCGCACCCCTCGCACCGAGCGGGGCACGCGCCGTCGTGTATCGCCGCCCTCACCATTCAGCCCTACAACTGACCCGTCTGGGAGCGGATTTGCTCTACTCACCGCCCCGACGCGTCTGAATTCTCCCCTTGTGTGACAGGTTATGGATCAGCGGAAGAGCGGGAGGGAGCGAACACGCGTCGAGCAGGCGAACGGCGGCGGATGCGCGGCGCGCACGCGAACGGCGCCCGCCTTCCCGGCCGGGCACACACGAACGGCGCCCGGCGGGGAAGGGAATCCCGACGAGCGCCGTGCGCGGGGAGGGCGTGGGCCCCGAGGGCCGCCTCAGTCGTTGGCGACCACCGGGTAGCGGGGTTCGTTCTCGGCCATCTGCCGCAGCGCGTTCTTGCGGTCCCGCTTGGAGAGCCGGTCGATGTAGAGGTAGCCGTACAGGTGGTCCGTCTCGTGCTGGAGGCACCGCGCGAAGTACCCGGTGCCGCGCACCTTGATGGGGTTGCCCTTCTCGTCCTGCCC
It contains:
- a CDS encoding ribonucleoside-diphosphate reductase subunit alpha; this encodes MTIAPADPASAIQPERDGPGAALLRTLTELTADLPDADPGRVAAAALRGRSARADETELRELATEAAAGLIAEDPAYSKLAARLLTIGIRAEAASQGVTAFTESIATGHREGLIADRTAAFVRRHADRLDALTDPDADDRFGYFGLRTLYSRYLLRHPITRKVIETPQHFLLRVAAGLAEDDTARALDEVAALYGLMSRLDYLPSSPTLFNSGTRHPQMSSCYLLDSPKDELDSLYERYHQVARLSKHAGGIGIAYSRVRSRGSLIRGTNGHSNGIVPFLKTLDASVAAVNQGGRRKGAAAVYLETWHADIEEFLELRDNTGEDARRTHNLNLAHWVPDEFMRRVAADEPWSLFSPSDVPELVDLWGEEFDAAYRKAEAAGLARKTLPARELYGRMMRTLAQTGNGWMTFKDAANRTANQTAEPGHVIHSSNLCTEILEVTDDGETAVCNLGSVNLGAFVDPAARDIDWERLDAAVRTAVTFLDRVVDINFYPTGQAARSNARWRPVGLGAMGLQDVFFKLRLPFDSAEAKGLSTRIAERIMLAAYEASADLAERNGPLPAWEKTRTARGVLHPDHYDTEPAWPERWAALRERVAAVGLRNSLLLAIAPTATIASIAGVYECIEPQVSNLFKRETLSGEFLQVNSYLVDDLKRLGVWDARTREALREASGSVQGLTWIPEDVRRLYRTAWEIPQRGLIDMAAARTPYLDQAQSLNLFLETPTIGKLSSMYAYAWKSGLKTTYYLRSRPATRIARAARATVPVPAAADPEAVACSLENPESCEACQ
- a CDS encoding cytochrome P450, which gives rise to MTVGSSPESPAPSGQEAPPSSDTRPQAELREPPVAGGALPFLGHGWKLARDPLAFLSQLRDHGDVVRLELGPKTVYAVTTPALTGAVALSPDYIIAGPLWESLESLLGKEGVATANGPLHRRQRRTIQPAFRLDAIPAYGPIMAEEAQALVERWRSGEVLDITAESFRVAVRVSARCLMRGSYMDDRADRICSALATLFSGMYQRMVLPLGPLYRIPVPANLEFNRALADLHLLVDEIVADRRASGQKPDDLLTALLEAKDDNGEPIGEQEIHDQVIAILTPGSETVGSMIMSLLLVLTEHPELGDKIRDEVKSVVGDRPVAFEDARKLTFTANVIVETMRLYPAVWILTRRAVTDTELGGYRIPAGADLVYSPYAIQRDARSYERHEEFDPDRWLPERSKDVPKYAMSPFSVGNRKCPSDHFSMAELTLITAAIAAAFRFEQAPGSDPRPRIGITLRPRRLLVRALPR
- a CDS encoding GlxA family transcriptional regulator produces the protein MLRNVAAVLLDGVHPFELGVVCEVFGVDRSDNGLPVYDFAVVSAEGPALATHVGGLSVSTPYGLDRLEEADLIAVPAGSDFVRREYPPRLLEALVRAVERGTRVLSVCSGVFVLGAAGLLDGRRCAVHWHHARELARQYPRAVVEPDVLYVDEDPVITSAGTAAGIDACLHLVRKEQGPEVANRIARRMVVPPHRDGGQAQYIERPLPRAACDTVGEVLAWMEQHLDQEVTVEQLAARAHMAPRTFARRFQQETGTTPYRWILRQRVLLAQHLLEATDETMDTIAWRTGFGTAAALRHQFTRALGTTPNAYRRAFRGPQAA
- a CDS encoding ribonucleotide-diphosphate reductase subunit beta, coding for MPVMTSTPAGTTPGTGRTQNLLDPGFELTLRPMRYPDFYERYRDAIKNTWTVEEVDLHSDVADLARLTPGEQHLIGRLVAFFATGDSIVANNLVLTLYKHINSPEARLYLSRQLFEEAVHVQFYLTLLDTYLPDPEDRAAAFAAVENIPSIREKAEFCFKWMDSVEQIDRLESKADRRRFLLNLICFAACIEGLFFYGAFAYVYWFRSRGLLHGLATGTNWVFRDETMHMSFAFDVVDTVRKEEPDLFDDGLRQQVTDMLREAVEAELQFARDLCGDGLPGMNTDSMRQYLECVADQRLTRLGFAPVYGSENPFSFMELQGVQELTNFFERRPSAYQVAVEGTVDLDEDF
- a CDS encoding GNAT family N-acetyltransferase → MDIVIRRAGPGDYAPLGEITANAYLQDGLLDFEESDAYLGELRDVAGRAAAAEVLAAVEGERVVGGVTFVPSGGPMADIARPGEAEIRMLAVAHAARGRGVGEALVRACVERAQAVEGCVRVVLSTQRTMRTAHRLYERLGFVRTPERDWKPLPEVDDITLLTYALTLR
- the cyc1 gene encoding epi-isozizaene synthase, with the protein product MHDFPRGSTATPTAVAVPPSLALPVIESSFPRRLHPYWPRLQERTRGWLLEKRLMPADKVAEYADGLCYTDLMAGYYLGAPDEVLQAIADYSAWFFVWDDRHDRDIVHGRAGAWRRLKDRLHTALDSPGDHLCHEDALVAGFADSVLRLYAFSPATWNARFARHFHAVIEAYDREFRNRTRGVVPGVAEYLELRRLTFAHRIWTDLLEPSAGLELPETVRRHPAYRRAALLSQEFAAWYNDLCSLPKELAGDEVHNLGISLITHEGLTLEEAILEIRRRVEYCIDEFVPAERDALRFADELADDGTVRGKELGTAVRACVGNMRNWFSSVYWFHHESGRYRVDSWDDRSTPPYVNNEAAGEK